A stretch of Dromaius novaehollandiae isolate bDroNov1 chromosome 8, bDroNov1.hap1, whole genome shotgun sequence DNA encodes these proteins:
- the TMED5 gene encoding transmembrane emp24 domain-containing protein 5 has product MRNVPAVPRAAAPGEPPRGQPIAALRRGALWAGGGARGGGRWRGGAGRRLPDGAGSGGGMRPGRGALPLLGCLALLLLLLPPPPAAAAEFSSSLDSDFTFTLPAGRRECFYQPMRKEASLELEYQVLDGAGLDVDFHLLSPKGETLVFDQRKSDGVHTVETEDGDYMFCFDNTFSTISEKVIFFELILDNMGEEGGQDREDWKKYVAGTDLLDMKLEDILESINSVKARLSKSVQIQTLLRAFEARDRNIQESNFDRVNFWSMVNLGVMVVVSAVQVYMLKSLFEDKRKSRT; this is encoded by the exons ATGCGCAACGTCCCGGCCGtgcccagggccgcggcgcccggcgagccgccccgcgggcagcctatcgccgcgctgcgccgcggtGCACTgtgggcagggggcggggcgcgcggcggcggccgctggcggggcggggcggggcgccggctCCCGGACGGCGCCGGTAGCGGCGGGGGGAtgaggccgggccgcggcgcgctgCCGCTCCTCGGCtgcctggcgctgctgctgctgctgctgccgccgccgcccgccgccgccgccgagttCAGCTCTTCCCTCGACAGCGACTTCACCTTCACGCTGCCCGCCGGCCGCCGGGAGTGCTTCTACCAGCCCATGCGCAAGGAGGCCTCGCTGGAGCTCGAGTACCAG GTTTTAGATGGAGCAGGATTAGATGTTGATTTTCATCTACTGTCTCCAAAAGGTGAAACTCTAGTTTTTGATCAAAGAAAATCAGATGGAGTTCATAC TGTGGAAACAGAAGATGGTGATTACATGTTCTGCTTTGACAACACATTCAGTACCATTTCTGAGAAGGTTATTTTCTTTGAACTGATCCTGGACAACATGGGAGAAGAAGGAGGACAAGACCGAGAGGACTGGAAGAAGTACGTTGCAGGCACAGATCTCCTGGATATGAAACTGGAAGACATTCTG GAATCCATCAACAGTGTCAAAGCTAGACTAAGCAAAAGCGTCCAGATTCAGACCCTACTCAGAGCATTTGAAGCTCGTGACCGAAATATACAAGAAAGCAACTTTGACAGAGTGAATTTCTGGTCCATGGTCAACTTGGGAGTAATGGTGGTGGTATCAGCTGTTCAGGTTTACATGTTGAAAAGTCTCTTTGAAGATAAGAGGAAAAGTAGAACTTAA